A stretch of Gammaproteobacteria bacterium DNA encodes these proteins:
- the purN gene encoding phosphoribosylglycinamide formyltransferase, which yields MRPRRAASGCACLAAEPHEARRCRLVVLISGGGSNLQALIDSCETGEFPASIAAVISNRPDAGGLERARRAGIATAILDHKSFPDRASFDAALLREIDRHEPGLVVLAGFMRILSADFVRHYAGRLINIHPSLLPLYPGLHTHQRALEAGDSEHGATVHFVGEELDVGPAIVQARVPVHTGDTPETLAARVLGQEHRIYPHAVRLFAEGRLRLVDGRALLDGEALPATGLPFPD from the coding sequence ATGCGGCCCCGACGGGCAGCGAGCGGGTGCGCCTGCTTGGCTGCTGAACCGCACGAGGCACGGCGCTGCCGCCTCGTGGTGCTGATCTCGGGTGGTGGCAGCAATCTTCAGGCATTGATCGATAGCTGCGAAACCGGGGAGTTTCCGGCCTCGATTGCCGCGGTGATCAGCAACCGTCCCGACGCCGGCGGACTGGAACGCGCGCGCCGCGCCGGCATCGCTACCGCGATCCTGGATCACAAGTCCTTCCCCGATCGCGCCAGCTTCGATGCGGCATTGCTGCGCGAGATCGACCGCCACGAACCCGGGCTCGTGGTGCTGGCCGGTTTCATGCGCATCCTCAGCGCGGACTTCGTGCGCCATTACGCCGGGCGGCTGATCAACATCCATCCCTCGCTGCTGCCTCTTTATCCCGGGCTGCACACCCATCAACGCGCACTGGAAGCTGGCGACAGCGAACACGGCGCCACGGTGCATTTCGTTGGCGAGGAACTCGATGTCGGCCCGGCAATCGTGCAGGCGCGGGTGCCGGTGCACACGGGCGATACGCCCGAGACGCTCGCCGCCCGTGTACTCGGACAGGAACACCGGATCTATCCCCACGCGGTGCGCCTGTTTGCCGAAGGTCGCTTGCGTCTGGTCGACGGGCGCGCCCTGCTCGATGGCGAAGCGCTACCGGCAACGGGTTTGCCCTTTCCGGACTGA
- a CDS encoding TetR/AcrR family transcriptional regulator, which translates to MSATRSVDKRERLVDAARVLFHHKGFGETSLAEIARESGVPVGNVYYYFKTKEDIAAAVIAEHSAYLGTIARQAEKLPAPRERIVSMLDSMACNCGSIADSGCPMGSLCIEFGKRDTALREDANLLLLKIVNWVQRQFEEMGRRDAHELAIQLVSTVQGSSILSLAMHDPEIMRGELARLKRMVEVL; encoded by the coding sequence ATGAGCGCCACCAGGTCAGTTGACAAACGCGAACGACTCGTCGATGCCGCACGGGTGCTGTTCCATCACAAGGGCTTCGGCGAGACCAGCCTGGCGGAAATCGCACGCGAATCGGGCGTGCCGGTGGGCAATGTCTACTACTACTTCAAGACCAAGGAGGATATCGCGGCGGCCGTGATCGCTGAACACTCGGCGTATCTCGGAACCATCGCCCGCCAGGCGGAAAAGCTGCCGGCCCCGCGTGAGCGCATCGTCAGCATGCTCGACAGCATGGCCTGCAATTGCGGCTCGATCGCGGACAGCGGCTGTCCGATGGGCTCGCTGTGCATCGAGTTCGGCAAGCGCGACACGGCGTTGCGCGAGGATGCGAACCTGTTGCTGCTGAAAATCGTCAACTGGGTGCAGCGACAATTCGAGGAGATGGGGCGCCGCGATGCCCATGAACTGGCCATTCAACTGGTCTCCACGGTCCAGGGCTCGAGCATCCTGTCACTCGCGATGCACGACCCCGAGATCATGCGCGGCGAACTGGCACGCCTGAAGCGGATGGTCGAGGTCTTATGA